In the genome of Chryseobacterium sp. 52, the window GTGAAAGAAATCGGAAGCGGGGTGACTAATTTTCAAATCGGAGATGAGGTATTTGGGATGGTCAACTTCGTTGGACACGGCAAAGCGTATGCTGAATATGTGGCTGCTCCGGCTGATCATATCACACTAAAATCTAAAAATATAAGCCATGAAGAGGCCGCCGCCAGTACATTAGCTGCACTGACAGCCTGGCAGGCATTCCATAGTTATGGCAAGCTGAGACCTTCAGATAGAGTATTAATCCATGCAGCAGCAGGAGGTGTGGGGCATTTCGCCGTACAGATCGCAAAATATATCGGAGCGCATGTTACCAGTACATCATCATCCGTAAATCGGGATTTTGTAATGCAGCTTGGGGCAGATGTACATATCGACTACCAAACCACCCATTTCGAAGAAGTACTCTCTGATATCGATTTTGTACTGGAATCTGTAGGAGAGAAGAACTTTCAGAAATCAGTACAGGTATTAAAACCATTCGGAACCATTGTCACATTGCCTTCCGGGCATACAAAAGAGGATGAATGCAAAGCTCAGGAAAAATACCTGCACGCCTGTTATTTTATGTCTGTCTATTCAAATGGGGATGATATGAGGCAAATTGCTTCCTTATTGGAAAAAGGAATTTTGAAACCTTACATTTCTCATCTATTTGAATTTGACGAAATGGCGAAAGCCCATTTACAGATCGAAACAGGGCGCACCGCCGGTAAAGTCGTAGTAAAATTTTAAAACAGAGCATACATGAAAGATATAATGAACAATATAGATGCAGAGCTTTGGAAAGCTGTTCGCGAGAGTCCTTTTAACAGAATAGATTACGAGAATCTGTTGGCACACGATCCTGCAAAAATCAGGAAAGAGGAAATGGACTTATTTTTAAAAGAAAAACCTGTGGATATTCCGCAACATCTTGATGTAGAGGATATCTGGATTCCATCTTCTCATGCATCAGGAAAAATAAGATTGAGAATGTACAGACCAAAAGGAAAAAAAGACTTACCCGTTTTACTGTACTTTCATGGAGGAGCCTTTATATATGGCACACCCGAACAATATGATTTTATATTCTTCCGGCTGGCTTTAGATGCTGAGATGATTATTCTTTCTGTAGATTACCGGCTGGCTCCTGAATATCAATTCCCTGCGGGGATGGAAGACGGCTGTGATGCTTTGCTGTGGCTGGCTGCCAATGCAGAGCAGATAGGAGGAGATAAGAATAATATGATGATTGGGGGAAGTAGTGCCGGGGCAACAATTGCAGCATCCGTTACCCATTGGGCGAGAGACAGAAAAGAGGTGGAAATCCGACATCAGTATATGCTGTATCCTCCCATGAGCCATCTTTTGGAAACTTCGTCTATGCGTGAGCTGGAACATGCGCCTCAGCAAACCAAAAGAGCAGCAGAATGGATGTGGAAACATTATTTACAGAATGGCATGATGTATCCGCCAAAATACGCAGTGCCTTTATTGGAAGATAATTTCAAAGATTTACCGAACGCCACCATTATTGTGTGTGAGCTGGATCCGTTAAAAGATGAAGGGAAAATGTATGCCCAAAAGCTACAGGAAGCAGGTGTTTTCGTGAATGTATTTGAAATAGCGGGAGCTGTACATTGTTTTGACTTTTTTCCCTGTTCATTATCTGATACTTTTTATGAACAGCAAGTTCAACTATTCAGACATATTTTAGATCAAAAGAAATGAAAAAGATAGTAATTGTCAATGGACATCCGGACAAAGAAAGTTTTAATACCGGTATTGCCCATTCCTATATAGAATCTGCACGGGATGCAGGTGCAGAAGTACGGTATATTGCCATTGGAGAACTGGATTTCAATCCTAATTTAAAGTTTGGGTACAGGCAGAGAACGGAACTGGAACCCGACCTTGTAAAAGCATTGGAAGATCTCTATTGGAGCGAACATCAGGTTTGGATACATCCTATGTGGTGGCTGGGTATGCCTGCCATTATGAAAGGCTTTTTTGACCGGGTTTTTCTTCCGGGGATTACTTTTAAAAGTGAAAACGGAGTGAGCGAAGGATTATTAAAGGGAAAAACAGGGAGAATCATTACAACAGCAGGAGATTTGTCCTTAGATGTTTATGAAGATCGGTATACATCAAGCGGGCTCGTCCAGCTGCAAAAAGGTATTTTGGAATACTGTGGAATATCTTCTGTTCAAAGTAGTTTTATAGGACCTTTGTATGAGTTAGATCAAGAGGATAGAGTACGGTGGATAGATCAGATAAGAGGCTTTGCAGTGTCAGATTCCGTATAACAAAGGAATGAAAATTCCGGGAAAAATAATTTTCAATTGATGATCCTGCCTAAGAACATCAAATCGGGTCGCAGACATTGACTGTGGAGGAAAAAATAGCCTGTAGTTTTAAAATTACAGGCTATTTTTATTTTTAAACGTTTATCTTGAAAATAAACAAAAGTTGCTTGCTGTATATTTTATATATAAAGTACAATTTAATTCTCTGGTTTTTATCACGTTTTTACTTCTGTATAAAGAAAAAAATTACTTTAACTTTGTAAAACGAACGGTATACATCAGTTACTGAGTTTTTTTGGTGACAACGTATATCGTTTAAAACTAATACCCAACAGACTTAATAATCAGAAAATTAATTTAGCTGATACAATAGATATGAAATATAAATTCTTAAATTTTAAATTGAGGAAAATTGTTCATTACTCATTAATCGCATGTATTTTATTAA includes:
- a CDS encoding alpha/beta hydrolase is translated as MKDIMNNIDAELWKAVRESPFNRIDYENLLAHDPAKIRKEEMDLFLKEKPVDIPQHLDVEDIWIPSSHASGKIRLRMYRPKGKKDLPVLLYFHGGAFIYGTPEQYDFIFFRLALDAEMIILSVDYRLAPEYQFPAGMEDGCDALLWLAANAEQIGGDKNNMMIGGSSAGATIAASVTHWARDRKEVEIRHQYMLYPPMSHLLETSSMRELEHAPQQTKRAAEWMWKHYLQNGMMYPPKYAVPLLEDNFKDLPNATIIVCELDPLKDEGKMYAQKLQEAGVFVNVFEIAGAVHCFDFFPCSLSDTFYEQQVQLFRHILDQKK
- a CDS encoding NADP-dependent oxidoreductase, giving the protein MRAIVLEKFGGVENLIYKDIEKPEIGKYEVLIKVKALSINPVDAKVRSRQAPLAEDLVKFDPLILGWDISGEVKEIGSGVTNFQIGDEVFGMVNFVGHGKAYAEYVAAPADHITLKSKNISHEEAAASTLAALTAWQAFHSYGKLRPSDRVLIHAAAGGVGHFAVQIAKYIGAHVTSTSSSVNRDFVMQLGADVHIDYQTTHFEEVLSDIDFVLESVGEKNFQKSVQVLKPFGTIVTLPSGHTKEDECKAQEKYLHACYFMSVYSNGDDMRQIASLLEKGILKPYISHLFEFDEMAKAHLQIETGRTAGKVVVKF
- a CDS encoding NAD(P)H-dependent oxidoreductase; protein product: MKKIVIVNGHPDKESFNTGIAHSYIESARDAGAEVRYIAIGELDFNPNLKFGYRQRTELEPDLVKALEDLYWSEHQVWIHPMWWLGMPAIMKGFFDRVFLPGITFKSENGVSEGLLKGKTGRIITTAGDLSLDVYEDRYTSSGLVQLQKGILEYCGISSVQSSFIGPLYELDQEDRVRWIDQIRGFAVSDSV